A window of the Methanoculleus horonobensis genome harbors these coding sequences:
- a CDS encoding 4Fe-4S binding protein yields MALFPKYSKTREGQNVIMEQRLLKAVNNLVLNAETCTGCGICVDACPEEAIVLGPVGATRRGAIDYAEPVDVNPEKCSYCGVCVVMCPFNAMTLKIDGEERLPILEQEGFPTYDMVTVIDEEKCDRCTICEEVCPRDAINRDVPAFEGGDEAGKPRQSALQTKTTFTVDTEKCDVCGICGELCPSITVVRKPANPETGKVEGDVQWEETTCDGCTICVEACPQDAITLEREIVSSKLPGKVDIEQDNCCTCTWCVQSCPQEAITVEKIFEGDIEIHPEKCPGGCSTCVEVCPCNALYLPTPVPAKEMKGEIEANIAINKDFCILCGACVNACPSEDAIVLRRTGIRMQDKETDLFKQIKAKLLAPRTSRVKETAPGEVEVKVLREAEEA; encoded by the coding sequence ATGGCACTGTTTCCAAAGTATTCAAAAACGCGGGAAGGCCAGAACGTCATCATGGAGCAGAGGCTCCTGAAGGCGGTCAACAACCTGGTCCTGAACGCCGAGACCTGTACGGGCTGCGGCATCTGTGTCGACGCCTGCCCGGAAGAGGCGATCGTGCTCGGACCCGTCGGCGCGACACGCCGCGGGGCCATCGACTACGCTGAACCTGTCGACGTCAACCCCGAGAAGTGTTCGTACTGTGGCGTCTGTGTCGTCATGTGCCCCTTCAACGCGATGACACTCAAGATCGACGGCGAGGAGCGCCTCCCGATCCTTGAGCAGGAGGGATTCCCCACCTACGACATGGTCACCGTAATCGACGAGGAAAAATGCGACCGATGCACCATCTGTGAGGAAGTCTGCCCGAGGGACGCCATCAACCGCGACGTCCCCGCATTCGAGGGCGGCGACGAGGCCGGCAAGCCGCGCCAGTCTGCACTGCAGACCAAGACGACGTTCACCGTCGATACCGAGAAGTGCGACGTCTGCGGCATCTGCGGCGAACTCTGTCCGAGCATCACCGTCGTTCGCAAGCCCGCGAACCCCGAGACCGGCAAGGTCGAAGGGGATGTCCAGTGGGAAGAGACCACCTGCGACGGCTGCACGATCTGTGTCGAGGCCTGCCCACAGGATGCAATCACCCTCGAACGCGAGATCGTCAGCAGCAAGCTGCCCGGCAAGGTCGACATCGAGCAGGACAACTGCTGCACCTGCACATGGTGCGTCCAGTCCTGCCCACAGGAGGCAATCACCGTCGAGAAGATCTTCGAGGGAGATATCGAGATCCACCCCGAGAAATGCCCCGGCGGCTGCTCGACCTGTGTCGAGGTCTGCCCCTGCAACGCGCTCTACCTGCCCACCCCCGTCCCTGCAAAGGAGATGAAGGGAGAGATTGAGGCCAACATCGCCATCAACAAGGACTTCTGTATCCTCTGCGGTGCCTGCGTCAACGCCTGCCCGAGCGAGGATGCGATCGTTCTCCGGCGGACGGGTATCCGGATGCAGGATAAAGAAACAGATCTCTTCAAGCAGATCAAGGCGAAACTCCTCGCTCCGAGGACATCGCGGGTCAAGGAGACCGCTCCCGGAGAGGTCGAGGTCAAAGTTCTGAGAGAAGCAGAAGAGGCATGA
- a CDS encoding CoB--CoM heterodisulfide reductase iron-sulfur subunit A family protein, with protein MAEVKNKEARIGVFLCHCGTNIAGTIDIEAVKEYAKTIPNVVVADNYAYMCSTPGQNKIADAIKEHDLTGVVVAACTPRLHEPTFRNATAAGGLNPFRFEMANIRDQNSWVHMHQPEEATDKAKDAVRIAVAKASLLEDLVPKSVPVEKTAMVVGGGVGGMQAALDLANAGIKTYLIEKSPTIGGRMSQLDKTFPTLDCSQCILTPKMVDVYRNENIELLTYTEVEAVEGYIGNFDVTLRKKARGILTPAEAEARGIVGGGCTGCGDCATVCPVIKPNPFELGMAPRKAVYIYHPQVSPLIYTIDFDACVKCGLCVEACGEKKAVDLESKDEFMTVKIGTVILALGYDIYPIEKKFEWGYKNYDNVITSLEFERLICASGPTGGHLIRPSDGETPKKIAFVLCAGSRDNTSTGKPYCSRFCCMYSLKHAHQIIEKIPGAVPYIFYMDIRSFGKMYEEFYYRIQNEGAKFIRGRVANITEDPVTKNLHVNAEDTLLGRPVDMEVDMVVLAAATQPSAETEKTRRLFGVSCSQDGWLLEAHPKLNPCGTTTAGVYLAGVCQGPKDIPDTVAQAEGAASAASIPIHRGEVELEPYFAQCIEEKCAGCGLCVNQCPYSALSLVEKDGRKVMQVTEAKCKGCGTCGGFCPGGAIWMQHFATPQIVAQIDAFLLGGEQ; from the coding sequence ATGGCAGAAGTCAAGAATAAAGAGGCAAGGATTGGCGTTTTTCTGTGCCACTGTGGTACCAATATCGCAGGTACCATTGACATCGAGGCAGTAAAGGAATACGCCAAGACAATCCCGAACGTCGTCGTTGCCGACAACTACGCGTATATGTGCTCGACCCCCGGTCAGAACAAGATCGCGGATGCTATCAAGGAGCACGACCTGACCGGAGTCGTCGTCGCGGCCTGTACGCCCCGTCTGCACGAACCCACGTTCCGTAACGCAACCGCAGCAGGCGGCCTGAACCCCTTCCGGTTCGAGATGGCGAACATCCGCGACCAGAACTCGTGGGTGCACATGCACCAGCCCGAAGAGGCTACCGACAAGGCAAAGGACGCAGTCCGGATCGCCGTAGCAAAGGCGTCCCTGCTCGAAGACCTCGTCCCGAAGAGCGTCCCCGTCGAGAAGACCGCAATGGTCGTCGGCGGCGGTGTCGGCGGTATGCAGGCAGCGCTCGACCTTGCGAACGCAGGCATCAAGACCTACCTCATCGAGAAGAGCCCGACCATCGGCGGCAGGATGTCCCAGCTCGACAAGACCTTCCCGACGCTGGACTGCTCGCAGTGTATCCTTACCCCGAAGATGGTGGATGTCTACCGGAACGAGAACATCGAACTCCTCACCTACACCGAGGTCGAGGCGGTCGAGGGATACATCGGCAACTTCGACGTGACCCTCCGGAAGAAGGCACGCGGTATCCTCACCCCCGCAGAGGCGGAAGCCCGCGGCATCGTCGGCGGCGGCTGTACCGGTTGCGGCGACTGTGCAACGGTCTGCCCGGTCATCAAGCCGAACCCGTTCGAGCTCGGCATGGCGCCGAGGAAGGCAGTCTACATCTACCACCCGCAGGTCTCCCCGCTGATCTACACCATCGACTTCGACGCCTGCGTCAAGTGCGGTCTCTGTGTCGAGGCGTGCGGTGAGAAGAAGGCGGTCGACCTTGAATCCAAGGACGAGTTCATGACCGTCAAGATCGGTACCGTCATCCTCGCCCTGGGATACGACATCTACCCCATCGAGAAGAAGTTCGAGTGGGGTTACAAGAACTACGACAACGTCATCACGTCGCTCGAGTTCGAGCGGCTGATCTGTGCGTCCGGCCCGACCGGCGGTCACCTCATTCGCCCGAGCGACGGCGAGACCCCGAAGAAGATCGCGTTCGTGCTCTGTGCAGGCTCCCGTGACAACACCAGTACCGGCAAGCCGTACTGCTCGCGGTTCTGCTGCATGTACTCTTTGAAGCACGCCCACCAGATCATCGAGAAGATCCCCGGTGCGGTGCCCTACATCTTCTACATGGACATCCGGTCCTTCGGAAAGATGTACGAGGAGTTCTACTACCGGATCCAGAACGAGGGTGCGAAGTTCATCCGCGGCAGGGTAGCGAACATCACCGAAGACCCGGTTACGAAGAACCTCCACGTCAACGCAGAGGACACGCTCCTCGGCCGGCCGGTCGACATGGAAGTCGACATGGTCGTGCTCGCGGCAGCCACCCAGCCCTCCGCCGAGACCGAGAAGACCCGCAGACTCTTCGGTGTCTCCTGCTCGCAGGACGGCTGGCTCCTTGAGGCCCACCCGAAGCTGAACCCGTGCGGCACTACCACTGCCGGCGTCTACCTCGCCGGTGTCTGCCAGGGACCAAAGGATATCCCGGACACGGTCGCTCAGGCAGAGGGTGCGGCATCCGCGGCATCCATCCCGATCCACAGGGGAGAGGTGGAGCTCGAGCCCTACTTCGCCCAGTGTATCGAAGAGAAGTGCGCCGGATGCGGACTGTGTGTCAACCAGTGCCCCTACAGCGCTCTCTCGCTCGTCGAGAAGGACGGACGCAAGGTCATGCAGGTCACCGAAGCCAAGTGTAAGGGCTGCGGCACCTGCGGCGGGTTCTGCCCCGGCGGCGCAATCTGGATGCAGCACTTCGCGACCCCGCAGATCGTCGCACAGATCGATGCATTCCTCCTCGGAGGTGAACAGTAA
- the hdrB gene encoding CoB--CoM heterodisulfide reductase subunit B produces the protein MSANNHQYAFFLGCIAPNRYPGIEAAAIQTSKNVGIDLLPLKGASCCPAPGAFGSIDLNVWYAMAARNVVLAEQMKMDIALVCNGCYKSIWEVNHKLKHNDELRDGVNEVLKEIDMEFKGTVDVWHLAELYYDPKIVGVKKIAESVKRPLSGAKVAVHYGCHLMKPGKERHFGDTENPMWIEELVAALGAEPVQYRNKMQCCGAGGGVRGYDLTHALDITNEKLINLQEVGADALTEVCPFCQLQYDRGQVEIQDKFGISWGLPVLHYNELLGLAQGMSPDELALDLHAVDVEPFLKKIL, from the coding sequence ATGAGCGCAAACAATCACCAGTATGCATTCTTCCTCGGGTGCATCGCCCCGAACCGGTACCCCGGCATCGAGGCTGCGGCCATCCAGACCAGCAAGAACGTCGGCATCGACCTTCTGCCCCTGAAGGGCGCGAGCTGCTGCCCGGCACCGGGTGCGTTCGGTTCGATCGACTTAAACGTCTGGTACGCGATGGCGGCCCGGAACGTCGTGCTCGCCGAGCAGATGAAGATGGATATCGCTCTGGTCTGCAACGGCTGCTACAAGTCCATCTGGGAAGTCAACCACAAGTTGAAGCACAACGACGAACTCCGCGACGGAGTCAACGAGGTGCTCAAAGAGATCGACATGGAGTTCAAGGGGACCGTCGACGTCTGGCACCTCGCCGAACTCTACTACGACCCCAAGATCGTAGGCGTCAAGAAGATTGCAGAGAGCGTCAAGCGCCCCCTGTCCGGCGCGAAGGTCGCCGTCCACTACGGCTGCCACCTGATGAAGCCCGGCAAGGAGCGGCACTTCGGCGACACCGAGAACCCGATGTGGATCGAAGAACTCGTCGCCGCACTCGGAGCCGAGCCCGTCCAGTACCGCAATAAGATGCAGTGCTGCGGTGCCGGCGGCGGTGTCCGTGGATACGACCTGACACACGCTCTCGACATCACGAACGAAAAACTGATCAACCTGCAGGAAGTGGGCGCGGATGCGCTGACCGAGGTCTGTCCGTTCTGCCAGCTCCAGTATGACAGAGGACAGGTCGAGATCCAGGACAAGTTCGGCATCAGCTGGGGACTCCCGGTCCTGCACTACAACGAACTCCTGGGACTGGCTCAGGGCATGAGCCCGGACGAGCTTGCACTCGACCTGCATGCCGTCGATGTTGAGCCGTTCCTGAAGAAGATCCTGTGA
- the hdrC gene encoding CoB--CoM heterodisulfide reductase subunit C, whose translation MAVKKDYKDQKLAEKLRDRKFYAPDSNPEFLKEVEKIGQTAAHMCYQCGTCTGSCPSAPRSSYRIRLFMRKAVLGLEEEALTDPDLWLCTTCYSCTDRCPRDLAPTDAIMAMRNLAFKRDIIPRNFLQTVQLIYKSGHGVPNNDANRAARKKLGLEEEPETTHKYPEYLPGIRKILDHYRLKENADRILAEGE comes from the coding sequence ATGGCAGTGAAGAAAGACTATAAGGATCAGAAACTCGCCGAGAAACTTCGGGACAGGAAGTTCTACGCTCCTGACAGTAACCCCGAGTTCCTCAAAGAAGTTGAGAAGATCGGGCAGACGGCCGCCCATATGTGCTACCAGTGCGGCACCTGCACCGGTTCGTGCCCCTCGGCACCGCGGAGCTCGTACCGTATCCGGCTGTTCATGAGGAAGGCCGTCCTCGGTCTCGAGGAAGAAGCCCTCACCGACCCGGACCTCTGGCTCTGCACGACCTGTTACAGCTGCACCGACCGGTGCCCCCGTGACCTCGCGCCGACCGACGCGATCATGGCGATGCGGAACCTCGCATTCAAGCGCGACATCATTCCGCGCAACTTCCTCCAGACCGTCCAGCTCATCTACAAGAGCGGCCACGGCGTCCCGAACAACGACGCAAACCGTGCCGCCCGGAAGAAGCTCGGACTCGAGGAGGAGCCTGAAACGACGCACAAGTACCCCGAGTACCTGCCCGGGATTCGGAAGATCCTCGACCACTACAGACTGAAAGAGAACGCGGACAGGATTCTCGCGGAGGGAGAGTGA
- a CDS encoding radical SAM protein, which yields MEWKRLKARVLETGSVRLSGEPSDEYVSRSAAGPSAGTPGSLFFSPGGGRPSVPGRRVRAGIDDNSPIEVVHRGAGAADLLIDGETVAGRLEPAALHCPRQAYITVSGTCIFHCRYCPVPELPGRRKGVDEIVRMVESVADRIDAVSITSGVASSIEEEEAYVLEVVAALRSFGLPIGVSVYPCPETPARLHALGVVEVKFNIETATPELFREMCPGLSWEGIRESLSSSVALFGRGRVYSNVIVGLGETDEDLERVMEDLAAGGVIPVLRPLTPAASLAGMSRPSAERLLSLFEVHGRILRRAGLDPCRALTMCAACTGCDLTPGRDA from the coding sequence ATGGAATGGAAGCGGCTGAAAGCCCGGGTGCTCGAGACAGGCTCCGTTCGCCTCTCCGGCGAGCCTTCGGACGAATACGTATCCCGCTCCGCCGCGGGCCCCTCGGCCGGCACGCCCGGCTCCCTCTTCTTCTCCCCCGGCGGCGGCCGGCCTTCCGTCCCCGGCCGGCGCGTCCGTGCCGGCATCGATGATAACAGCCCCATCGAGGTAGTCCACCGGGGTGCCGGCGCCGCCGACCTCCTCATCGACGGCGAAACCGTCGCCGGCCGGCTCGAACCTGCCGCCCTCCACTGTCCCCGCCAGGCCTACATCACGGTCAGCGGGACGTGCATCTTCCACTGCCGCTACTGCCCGGTGCCGGAACTCCCCGGCCGGCGGAAGGGAGTCGACGAGATCGTCCGGATGGTCGAGAGCGTCGCCGACCGGATCGATGCCGTCTCGATCACGAGCGGCGTCGCCTCCTCGATCGAGGAGGAGGAGGCGTACGTCCTCGAGGTCGTTGCGGCGCTCCGCTCGTTCGGTCTACCCATCGGCGTCTCGGTCTACCCCTGCCCCGAAACCCCGGCCCGGCTTCACGCGCTCGGCGTTGTCGAGGTGAAGTTCAACATCGAGACGGCGACGCCCGAACTCTTCCGCGAGATGTGCCCCGGGCTCTCGTGGGAGGGGATCCGGGAATCGCTCTCGTCCTCCGTCGCGCTCTTCGGGCGGGGGAGGGTCTACTCGAACGTCATCGTCGGCCTCGGGGAGACCGACGAAGACCTGGAGCGGGTGATGGAAGACCTCGCCGCCGGCGGTGTCATCCCGGTTCTCCGCCCGCTCACCCCGGCGGCGTCTCTTGCGGGTATGTCCCGCCCCTCCGCCGAACGGCTGCTTTCGCTCTTCGAGGTTCACGGGAGGATCCTCCGCCGGGCCGGGCTCGACCCCTGCCGGGCGCTGACGATGTGTGCGGCATGCACCGGCTGCGATCTCACGCCGGGGAGGGACGCATGA
- a CDS encoding indolepyruvate ferredoxin oxidoreductase subunit alpha: MAFALHINMERCTGCNNCVVACPVDALELYTEDPATKEKIYKVRDGKAVILDFNSELCAGCGVCVQACPYGVIKLAGPWESRAKARKAEA; encoded by the coding sequence ATGGCATTTGCATTGCACATCAATATGGAACGATGTACAGGCTGCAACAACTGCGTGGTGGCATGTCCGGTCGACGCTCTCGAGCTCTACACTGAAGATCCAGCAACCAAGGAGAAGATCTACAAGGTCCGGGACGGTAAAGCCGTCATCCTTGATTTCAACTCCGAGCTCTGCGCCGGCTGCGGCGTATGCGTCCAGGCATGCCCCTATGGAGTCATCAAACTTGCAGGACCGTGGGAGAGCCGGGCTAAGGCCCGAAAAGCGGAAGCCTAG
- a CDS encoding thiamine pyrophosphate-dependent enzyme: MKGAEALARAIRQSADRCYAVPGYPVSEVAALAGASNTVNEKTALEYALGDSLSGRRAAVFVKHVGLNACADPLVHATAQGLRSGVVIVAADDVGAAASDVVQDSRYYGEVARVPVLEPDGETLGLAVDAAFEASETFSRVAIVRVTPAFLGADVPEPLAPPRRRREGCLADPGLTMAGRALMADRRTAEMFAWSRSSPLNRFSGGRSRAVTVYPPPAAPEMLASLHETGRPFLREHRLLVPPEPAGEPERFSTRGRYRTFCRNCPFHPALAILRERKLRAACDAGCAILAMNPPYRIGIATYGLGSSVAVAATGPGVALTGDYALLHSGLNALIDVYERKLPLLCIVFANNRMGMTGGHPVPEILRYIAWANPVVCAADDIGALRRALVLPDDGPRTVVIEGACPEGETHETVAYRDL; encoded by the coding sequence ATGAAGGGCGCCGAAGCGCTCGCCCGGGCGATCCGGCAGTCGGCGGACCGGTGCTACGCCGTCCCCGGCTACCCGGTATCGGAGGTTGCCGCCCTGGCGGGGGCCTCGAACACCGTCAACGAGAAGACGGCGCTCGAGTACGCCCTCGGCGACTCGCTCTCCGGCCGGAGGGCTGCCGTCTTCGTCAAGCACGTCGGCCTCAACGCCTGCGCCGACCCGCTCGTGCACGCCACCGCCCAGGGACTCCGGTCGGGCGTCGTCATCGTCGCCGCCGACGACGTCGGTGCGGCGGCTTCAGACGTCGTGCAGGACTCCCGCTACTACGGCGAGGTGGCCCGGGTTCCGGTGCTGGAGCCCGACGGCGAGACGCTCGGCCTTGCCGTCGATGCGGCGTTCGAGGCGTCGGAGACCTTCTCGAGGGTCGCCATCGTCAGGGTCACGCCCGCCTTCCTGGGTGCGGACGTGCCCGAACCTCTCGCCCCTCCCCGGCGGCGCCGGGAGGGATGCCTCGCCGACCCCGGGCTCACGATGGCCGGCCGGGCGCTGATGGCCGACCGCCGGACGGCAGAGATGTTTGCCTGGTCGCGTTCCTCTCCCCTCAACCGGTTCTCGGGCGGTAGATCCCGTGCCGTCACCGTCTACCCGCCGCCGGCCGCCCCGGAGATGCTCGCCTCGCTCCACGAGACCGGCCGCCCCTTCCTCCGGGAGCACCGGCTGCTCGTTCCACCCGAACCCGCCGGAGAGCCGGAACGGTTCTCCACCCGGGGCCGCTACCGGACGTTCTGCCGGAACTGCCCGTTCCACCCGGCCCTCGCCATCCTCCGCGAACGCAAACTCCGGGCGGCCTGCGACGCCGGGTGCGCGATCCTCGCGATGAACCCGCCGTACCGCATCGGCATCGCCACCTACGGCCTCGGCTCGTCGGTCGCCGTGGCCGCGACCGGGCCGGGTGTCGCGCTCACCGGCGACTACGCGCTCCTGCATTCGGGCCTGAACGCCCTCATCGACGTCTACGAACGCAAACTCCCGCTCCTCTGTATCGTCTTTGCGAACAACCGGATGGGGATGACTGGCGGTCACCCCGTCCCCGAGATCCTTCGCTACATCGCCTGGGCGAACCCGGTCGTCTGTGCCGCAGACGATATCGGGGCGCTTCGCCGGGCTCTCGTCCTCCCGGATGACGGCCCCCGGACGGTGGTTATCGAAGGCGCCTGCCCAGAAGGTGAGACCCATGAAACCGTGGCATATCGAGATCTGTGA
- a CDS encoding tRNA(Ile)(2)-agmatinylcytidine synthase, translating to MITLTPDEVRARFGRLFSMKFLAMVDQNAGLAEIREHCRARGTIEWDAANRVRAKGAVESCHVEGTTMTMLARLGVSPAKFGAAGQEIGGQALEGVEVVGDEVVTTWSGIAGAGVGVAACLPQAPGVIRAEYPTEDDLRIGGARVCRVRIVSPLYEKVTIGIDDTDTREEGATWVLALKCAEACTIPGVEYLDMRLVQLNPAVPKKTTNCVGSALNFAVRPGKVDELLEYVRDFIESEAVSNDTGIAVYRGIAFAEESPYAKRVKTELLTVDDAEAEAARMGVRFIDSTGRKGRIGALGAVLWGNKGVEAAGLYGETL from the coding sequence ATGATTACGCTCACACCCGATGAAGTCAGGGCCCGGTTCGGGCGGTTGTTCTCGATGAAGTTCCTCGCCATGGTCGACCAGAACGCCGGTCTCGCGGAGATCCGCGAGCACTGCCGGGCCCGGGGGACGATCGAGTGGGACGCGGCGAACCGGGTGCGGGCGAAGGGCGCGGTCGAGTCCTGCCACGTCGAGGGCACGACGATGACGATGCTCGCCCGCCTGGGCGTATCCCCCGCGAAGTTCGGGGCTGCCGGCCAGGAGATCGGCGGCCAGGCACTCGAGGGTGTCGAGGTCGTCGGAGACGAAGTGGTGACGACCTGGTCGGGCATCGCGGGGGCGGGCGTCGGCGTCGCCGCCTGCCTGCCGCAGGCGCCGGGCGTGATCCGGGCGGAGTATCCTACCGAAGACGATCTCAGGATCGGCGGCGCCCGGGTCTGCCGGGTGCGGATCGTATCGCCGCTGTATGAGAAGGTGACGATCGGGATCGACGACACCGATACCCGCGAGGAGGGCGCCACCTGGGTGCTCGCGCTCAAGTGCGCCGAGGCCTGCACGATCCCGGGGGTCGAGTACCTGGATATGCGCCTCGTGCAGCTGAACCCCGCGGTTCCGAAGAAGACCACCAACTGCGTCGGGTCGGCCCTGAACTTCGCCGTCCGTCCGGGGAAGGTGGACGAACTCCTCGAATACGTCCGCGATTTCATCGAGTCCGAAGCGGTCAGCAACGATACCGGCATCGCCGTCTACCGCGGGATTGCGTTTGCCGAAGAATCGCCCTACGCGAAAAGGGTCAAGACCGAGCTTCTGACGGTCGACGACGCGGAGGCGGAGGCGGCACGGATGGGCGTCCGGTTCATCGACTCGACCGGGCGGAAGGGCAGAATCGGAGCTCTGGGTGCCGTTCTCTGGGGGAACAAGGGCGTTGAGGCGGCAGGACTGTATGGAGAGACTCTCTAG
- the mmp11 gene encoding methanogenesis marker protein 11, translating into MERLSSPYTIRYPQIVAVADESGGQVELVEFFDCTGGAMWVKRHYAQSPLVRSVRTVGSTNRYLLSTGSADLALEGSVFPAGIAAVAVEEGEIAVTYRGLGGGGVGASVCRAEAPGVARCVSDPAGGGRLAGSTVWLPRRERVIVGIDDTDTPEEGATWTLAHNIARAVEDDRSRYLSHTIVQLYPVPYRTKNCVAIACEFATSDPAGLIRNYRDLLEEYTLSDETGMAVWRGFDPSPLEEFGYRVKRGEVSADDLAALDSERLSVVMNGRGVIGAVAAIPFFTRYEEALALWNGSG; encoded by the coding sequence ATGGAGAGACTCTCTAGTCCGTATACGATACGGTATCCTCAGATCGTGGCGGTCGCCGACGAGAGCGGCGGGCAGGTGGAACTCGTCGAGTTCTTCGACTGCACCGGCGGCGCGATGTGGGTGAAGCGGCACTATGCGCAAAGCCCGCTCGTCCGTTCCGTCCGCACGGTTGGGTCGACCAACCGCTACCTCCTCTCGACCGGGAGCGCCGACCTCGCGCTCGAGGGCTCGGTCTTCCCGGCGGGGATCGCCGCCGTCGCCGTCGAAGAGGGCGAGATTGCCGTCACCTACCGCGGCCTCGGCGGCGGGGGCGTGGGGGCGTCGGTCTGCCGTGCCGAAGCCCCGGGCGTCGCCCGCTGCGTGAGCGACCCTGCCGGCGGAGGGCGGCTCGCGGGCTCGACCGTCTGGCTCCCCCGGCGTGAGCGGGTGATCGTCGGGATCGACGACACCGACACTCCCGAAGAGGGCGCCACCTGGACGCTTGCGCACAACATCGCCCGGGCCGTCGAGGACGACCGTTCGCGCTACCTCTCCCATACCATCGTTCAGCTCTATCCTGTCCCCTACCGGACCAAGAACTGCGTCGCCATCGCCTGCGAGTTCGCCACTTCCGATCCTGCCGGGCTGATCAGAAACTACCGGGATCTCCTCGAAGAGTACACCCTCTCGGACGAGACCGGGATGGCGGTCTGGCGGGGGTTCGATCCTTCGCCGCTTGAAGAGTTCGGCTACCGCGTGAAGCGGGGCGAGGTCTCCGCGGACGATCTTGCCGCCCTTGACTCCGAACGTCTCTCCGTCGTCATGAACGGCCGGGGCGTGATCGGGGCGGTTGCGGCGATCCCGTTTTTCACGCGATATGAGGAGGCGCTGGCGCTATGGAATGGAAGCGGCTGA
- the fhcD gene encoding formylmethanofuran--tetrahydromethanopterin N-formyltransferase, whose product MELNGVTIDDTYAEAFPTWVARPIITAVTEEWAYKAAVEAVGFATSTIGCPAEAGIDCFVSPDETPDGRPGYAIMICASKKKLKEQVVERLAECILTAPTTAVFDGLSDVVAEVPEKLPVKLHFFGDGYEEERKVGGRTVWAIPIMEGEYIGEEEFGAVKGVAGGNFFIMGENQMAALTAAQAAVDAISGVCGVITPFPGGIVASGSKVGSKKYKFMGASTNEAYCPTLREKVEGSKVPEGVKAVYEIVIDGVDEDSIKTAMAEGIRAATKVPGVKFISAGNFGGSLGPFKFDLKDVLADYL is encoded by the coding sequence ATGGAACTGAATGGCGTTACTATCGATGATACCTATGCAGAGGCGTTCCCGACCTGGGTGGCACGGCCGATTATCACCGCCGTCACCGAGGAGTGGGCATACAAGGCAGCAGTGGAGGCCGTAGGGTTTGCCACCTCGACCATCGGGTGTCCTGCGGAGGCGGGTATCGACTGCTTCGTCTCCCCCGACGAGACCCCGGACGGCCGCCCCGGCTACGCGATCATGATCTGCGCGAGCAAGAAGAAACTGAAAGAGCAGGTCGTGGAGCGTCTCGCCGAGTGCATCCTCACCGCCCCGACGACGGCGGTCTTCGACGGCCTCTCAGACGTCGTCGCCGAGGTTCCGGAGAAACTCCCGGTCAAGCTGCACTTCTTCGGCGACGGCTACGAGGAGGAGCGCAAGGTCGGCGGCAGGACGGTCTGGGCAATCCCGATCATGGAGGGCGAGTACATCGGCGAGGAGGAGTTCGGCGCCGTCAAGGGTGTTGCAGGCGGTAACTTCTTCATCATGGGCGAGAACCAGATGGCCGCTCTGACGGCCGCCCAGGCGGCGGTCGACGCCATCAGCGGCGTCTGCGGCGTCATCACGCCCTTCCCCGGCGGCATCGTCGCGAGCGGTTCGAAGGTCGGGAGCAAGAAGTACAAGTTCATGGGTGCAAGCACGAACGAGGCCTACTGCCCGACCCTCCGCGAGAAGGTCGAGGGCAGCAAGGTTCCCGAGGGCGTCAAGGCGGTCTACGAGATCGTCATCGACGGCGTCGACGAGGACTCGATCAAGACCGCGATGGCCGAGGGCATCCGGGCGGCGACCAAGGTGCCGGGCGTGAAGTTCATCAGCGCCGGGAACTTCGGCGGCAGCCTCGGGCCGTTCAAGTTCGACCTGAAGGACGTCCTGGCGGACTACCTGTAA